In Bradyrhizobium sp. 170, the DNA window GAAGGAATTTCCCGCCGCAGCGCCGCTTCTGGAAGCACTGGGTGCCGGCGCGATCGAAACCGGTCTGGTCGGCGACGCGCCGTTCACCTTCGCCGCCGCTGCCAACGTGCCGGTGAAGGCGATCGCCGCGGTCCGACAGTCGCGAGACGGGCTCGCGGTGCTGGTGCCGGAGCAGTCGCCGATCAACAGTTTCGACGATCTGCGCGGCAAGAAGATCGCCACCGGCCGTGGCTCGATCGGCCACCAGTTGATCCTTGCCGCACTGGAGGCGAGGGGATGGAAGTCGGATGATGTCCAGATCGCATTCCTCGCGCCGTCGGATGCCAAGGTCGCCTACACGCAGGGCTCGGTCGATGCGTGGTCGACCTGGGAACCTTATGTCAGCCAGGAAGAGGTGCTGTTCAAATCCCGCCGCGTCATCACCGGGGAGGGCATCACGCCCGGCCTGGGCTTTCAGGTCGCGACGCCCACAGCCATCCGGGACAAGCGCTCCGAGCTTGAGGATTTCGTGCGCCGTCTCGCCGCGGCGCGGGCATGGTCCGCCGGGAACGTGAGCAGCTATGCCGAGACCTGGGGCAAGCTGATGAACATTCCAACGTCAGTGCCGCTCAACTGGCTGACCCGGGCGAAGATCAAGATCACACCGATCGATGACGGCGTCATTGCCGACGAGCAGAAGACCATCGATCTCTATTTCCGCTCGGGGCTCATCAAGCAGAATCTCAAGGCGGCCGATATCGTCGACCGGACGTTTTCCGAGGCGATTGGCAAGGGGGCCGGCCTGTAACGGCCGCTCCCGCGCAATGACGAACGCGTGAAGGCCGGAAATACCATGCGGTTCGGGTGGCGCTTCAGACAAGGATTTTTCCCGTTTTCCGCGGTTGGGAATGACAAACTTGCTATTTTCGAAAGCGTCTTGTGGTGACCGGCAGGCGGACCAAGATCAAACAGAACAAACAATGGAGTCCAGCACCATGGGCCTGCAACAAGCAAAACTCGAATCGCTTCCCTTCGTGACGGCCGAGCTGAACTATCTTGCGCCGACCCCGGGAAAGCCCCGTACCTACGCCTTCGACCCGCCGCCGGGCGAACCCAAATCCACTGCGCTGCCCGAACCGCACAATGTCCCGATCTTCGACGCGCGCCTGATCGCCGGCAACCTCTCGCTGGACCGTGAAGGTTTCGCGCTGGTCCGCCATCCCACGATCGTCAAGAATTTTTACGACGATAAGGAAGTGAAAGGCGTCTATTATCCCGCCGTGGAAGCCTTCCTGAAGGCGACGCTGAAGGCCGACCGCGTCGTCATCTTCGATCACACCGTGCGCAGGCGCGTCGATGGCGCCGCGGATGTCAGGGGCGCCGGGCCGCGCCAGCCGGCCACGCGGGTCCATGTCGACCAGACGGATAAATCAGGCGCCAACCGCGTTCGCGAACATCTGCCCGCCGAGGCCGAGGAGCTTCTGAAGGGACGCGTGCAGGTCATCAATGTCTGGCGGCCGATCCGCGGGCCGCTGCGCGATACGCCGCTTGCGATGTGCGACGGCCAGACGATCGAGCCGGGCGATCTCGTCGCCTCCGACCTGATCTATCCGAACCGCAGCGGCGAGACCTATTCCGTAAAATACAATCCGAACCATCGCTGGTACTACATCCCGGAAATGCGGACCGACGAGGCGCTGCTGCTGAAGTGCTACGATTCCGCAACCGACGGCCGCACGCGGTTCGGACCGCATACCGCCTTCACCGATCCGACCACACCGGCCGACGCAGTCCCGCGTGAAAGCATTGAGCTGCGGACACTGGTGTTCCACCGGAACTGATCGTCGCGATCAGCCGGATTCGCGTTCCCACCCTATTGGTGATAACTCGCCCTGAAGCAGTTTCGGGGCGAGACAGTTCATGGACGGCAAGGCCGATGACGCGGGGATTAACATCCGCGCACTGATTTTTGCGCTTCTGGCGCTGGCCTGCGGCCACATGCTGTCGACGCTGCTGCGGACCATTCCGGCCATCAGCCTCGACGTGATGGCGGCTGACTTCCGCACCGCCCCGCAGACGCTGGCGAGCCTCACCTCGATCTATCATTTCGCCTTCGCCGCCTCGCAAATTCCGGTCGGCGCCGCGATGGATCGTTTTGGCGTCCGGCCGGTTTCTCCGAGCCTCTTGATGGGAACCATCGTCGGCGCGCTGGCGTCGGGGCTCGCCACCGGGCCGGAGAGTTTTGTGTTCGGGCAATTCCTGCTCGGCGTCGCCACCTCGGGCATGCTGATGTGTCCGATGACACTGGCTGCCAAGCAGATGTCGGCGGCGCGGTTCGGCCTGTGGTCGGGGATCATCCTGTCGATCGGCAATATCGGCATGCTGCTGTCGGCGAGCCCGCTGGCCTTTGTCGTCGAACTCTGGGGGTGGCGCGCGGGATTCTGGATCTCGGCGGGCTTCGGCGCCGTGGTGGCGATGGCCGTGTTTGCACTGGTTCCGAAACAGCCGGCGGCGCACGCGGATAATTCCTCGCCGCTGTCGCAAATGGCTGAGGTCCTTCGAATCGGCCTGTCGTATCAGCTTCGCGGCTTGATCGCGCTGGCGCTGGTGTCGCTGGCGGCCACGCTGGTGTTGCGCGGATTGTGGGGAGGTCCGTGGCTGATGGAGATCAAGGCGCTTGGCCGCATCGAGGCAGGCAATGCGCTTGGCCTGTTTACGCTCGCGTTGATCGCCGGACCGGTGCTGATGGGAATTCTCGATCGCAGCATCGGCCACCGCCGCGAGCTGCTCGCCGCTACCCATTCCCTCGTGGCCTTGTTGCTCGTCCTGATGGCCGCCGGCGCGCCGCATTATCCGCTGTCGGAACTGTTCGGGGTGACCGCGTTGCCGCCGCTATTTGACGGCGTGCTCCTGGTGCTGATCGGCCTTGCCATCTCGGCGCAGCCGCTGCTCTTCGGCATGACACAACAACTGGCCGGCGCGCAGAATGCCGGCAAGGCGCTGTCGGCCATCAACCTTGCGTTCTTCCTCGGGACCGCGCTGATGCAATCAGCGACAGGCGTAGTGGCAACGATCTTTGGCCTGCCCGCAGTGCTGCTATTCATGGCCGCGACCTTGATCATCGGGACGATTGTGTTTTTGATATACACGTAGGATAGGTCGAGCGCAGCGATACCCATCATGCCAGTTTGAGAGATGATGGGTATCGCTTACGCTCCAGCCATCCTACGATGAGGTTCAAGGAGCGCGCATGTACCCGGATCCGAACTCGTCCTCGCAAAAAATGTACGACCGCGCGCTGGCGAGCCTGCCGGGTGGCAACACCCGCACCACCGTGTTCATGAAGCCGTATCCGATCTACGCCGCGCGCGGCGAGGGCTGCCGGGTCTGGGATCTCGACGGCAACGTCTATATCGACTGCATCAACAATTTTACGTCGCAGATCCACGGCCACGCCCATCCCGCATTGATCAAGGCAGCGACGGCACAGCTCGCGCTGGGCTCAGCGTTCGGTCTTCCGACCGCGTCCGAGGTAGATCTCGCTGAAC includes these proteins:
- a CDS encoding ABC transporter substrate-binding protein; translated protein: MIRLTLAAGLLLGSAIIASAQATLRVGDQKGNSQAVMEAAGVLKDVPYKIEWKEFPAAAPLLEALGAGAIETGLVGDAPFTFAAAANVPVKAIAAVRQSRDGLAVLVPEQSPINSFDDLRGKKIATGRGSIGHQLILAALEARGWKSDDVQIAFLAPSDAKVAYTQGSVDAWSTWEPYVSQEEVLFKSRRVITGEGITPGLGFQVATPTAIRDKRSELEDFVRRLAAARAWSAGNVSSYAETWGKLMNIPTSVPLNWLTRAKIKITPIDDGVIADEQKTIDLYFRSGLIKQNLKAADIVDRTFSEAIGKGAGL
- a CDS encoding MFS transporter, whose amino-acid sequence is MDGKADDAGINIRALIFALLALACGHMLSTLLRTIPAISLDVMAADFRTAPQTLASLTSIYHFAFAASQIPVGAAMDRFGVRPVSPSLLMGTIVGALASGLATGPESFVFGQFLLGVATSGMLMCPMTLAAKQMSAARFGLWSGIILSIGNIGMLLSASPLAFVVELWGWRAGFWISAGFGAVVAMAVFALVPKQPAAHADNSSPLSQMAEVLRIGLSYQLRGLIALALVSLAATLVLRGLWGGPWLMEIKALGRIEAGNALGLFTLALIAGPVLMGILDRSIGHRRELLAATHSLVALLLVLMAAGAPHYPLSELFGVTALPPLFDGVLLVLIGLAISAQPLLFGMTQQLAGAQNAGKALSAINLAFFLGTALMQSATGVVATIFGLPAVLLFMAATLIIGTIVFLIYT
- a CDS encoding CmcJ/NvfI family oxidoreductase — translated: MGLQQAKLESLPFVTAELNYLAPTPGKPRTYAFDPPPGEPKSTALPEPHNVPIFDARLIAGNLSLDREGFALVRHPTIVKNFYDDKEVKGVYYPAVEAFLKATLKADRVVIFDHTVRRRVDGAADVRGAGPRQPATRVHVDQTDKSGANRVREHLPAEAEELLKGRVQVINVWRPIRGPLRDTPLAMCDGQTIEPGDLVASDLIYPNRSGETYSVKYNPNHRWYYIPEMRTDEALLLKCYDSATDGRTRFGPHTAFTDPTTPADAVPRESIELRTLVFHRN